The following proteins come from a genomic window of Synechococcus sp. BIOS-E4-1:
- a CDS encoding chloride channel protein — MPKSLLQGTARALLAGAAGGGLAALVVSSTLMLQRWVWGASVERGLPSDRSLLWCLAWSGTIGVALSLLQRRRSGSALPEMSETLAELRKPEGLNTRHGLRQIIGGILALAGGGTLGPEALMTRLVAVASHTVWKGADRDLVAAAMAGSLGLFRSPLVGSAALAGRQWQLIWRWLPGTIGGLAGFVAFNGLSDLGAGMRGVSYAWPSDPSQRLSALLASLLAGLAGWLAGQLIKRWRQWLQQLELLERFWWIPIGTGLLIGLCLWGLPLAGFSGENQLRPLVMNEWRLDTNVLMLSALAKLLMVGLCLETGWRGGQFFPVILASSALGMGLHQWMPWIGSIDSWSAGVVGGCLAVLLPSPLLGLLLGLTLLQGHGAGALVIGLLVGLSLQRRH; from the coding sequence GTGCATCGGTGGAGCGAGGGTTGCCCAGCGATCGTTCATTGCTGTGGTGTCTGGCCTGGTCGGGAACGATCGGCGTGGCTCTCAGCCTGCTGCAGCGGCGACGTTCAGGCAGTGCGCTGCCTGAAATGTCGGAGACGCTCGCTGAACTGAGAAAACCGGAAGGATTGAACACGCGTCACGGCCTCAGGCAAATCATCGGAGGAATACTGGCCCTCGCCGGCGGAGGAACACTGGGACCGGAGGCGTTGATGACACGCCTCGTCGCGGTCGCGAGCCACACGGTCTGGAAAGGCGCGGATCGTGACCTTGTGGCTGCTGCGATGGCTGGATCCCTGGGATTGTTCCGTTCACCTCTGGTGGGCAGCGCAGCCTTGGCTGGACGTCAGTGGCAGCTGATCTGGCGATGGCTGCCAGGAACCATCGGGGGATTGGCCGGTTTCGTGGCCTTCAACGGTTTGAGTGACCTGGGCGCTGGGATGCGTGGCGTGTCCTACGCCTGGCCCTCTGATCCCTCACAACGATTGAGCGCCTTGCTGGCATCCCTACTCGCCGGGCTCGCGGGTTGGTTGGCGGGCCAGTTGATCAAACGCTGGCGGCAGTGGCTTCAACAGTTAGAGCTTCTGGAACGCTTCTGGTGGATACCGATCGGCACAGGTCTGCTGATCGGACTCTGCCTGTGGGGTTTACCACTGGCGGGCTTTTCCGGGGAAAACCAGTTGAGACCCCTCGTGATGAACGAATGGAGGCTGGATACAAACGTGCTGATGTTGTCGGCCCTGGCCAAGTTACTGATGGTCGGCCTTTGTCTGGAGACCGGATGGAGAGGCGGCCAGTTTTTTCCGGTGATCCTGGCCAGCAGCGCGCTGGGGATGGGGCTACACCAATGGATGCCATGGATCGGCAGCATCGACAGCTGGAGTGCTGGTGTTGTCGGGGGGTGCCTTGCGGTGCTGCTCCCCTCGCCACTGCTCGGACTGTTGCTCGGCCTCACTCTGTTGCAGGGCCATGGAGCAGGAGCGCTGGTGATCGGCCTGCTGGTGGGGCTGAGCCTGCAGCGGAGGCACTGA
- a CDS encoding DMT family transporter produces the protein MGILAGLVAALAWTLASSLWRGLSTSLSAIQLNGLKNLIACAALLPVLVTLPWNGEVKSLMLLLISGGLGISLGDSFYLAALRRLGTRRTLTLESLAPVAAAAGGWFAMGEQLSVQGWAGALLVTISVVLVALQQPPDATRLLDRSRRVQAQGLVLGLLAVVCGVAGAAVSRTVLINSELTPLQSAACRLLGGLLLLLPWLRLAARFPRPRPRSVRWPRVLAATVLGTVLGILLQQVVLQRLPLGIGITVLSTAPVMALLVARAEGDQLKPSVLLASTLAVTGVGLAVLS, from the coding sequence GTGGGAATCCTGGCCGGATTGGTTGCAGCACTGGCCTGGACTCTGGCGAGCAGTCTTTGGCGAGGTCTATCCACCTCCCTCAGCGCGATTCAACTCAACGGGCTGAAGAATCTGATCGCCTGCGCAGCATTGCTGCCGGTGCTGGTCACACTCCCCTGGAACGGAGAGGTGAAGAGCCTGATGCTGCTGCTGATCAGTGGTGGATTGGGAATCTCACTGGGAGACAGCTTTTATCTCGCTGCACTGCGGCGTCTAGGCACCCGCAGAACACTCACCCTGGAGTCGCTCGCCCCCGTCGCAGCAGCTGCGGGAGGTTGGTTCGCCATGGGAGAGCAGCTCTCTGTTCAGGGCTGGGCTGGTGCATTGCTGGTCACGATCTCCGTGGTGTTGGTTGCCCTGCAGCAACCTCCTGACGCCACACGACTGCTCGACCGAAGCCGCCGTGTTCAGGCGCAGGGCTTGGTGCTTGGCTTGCTGGCCGTGGTCTGCGGTGTGGCAGGCGCCGCCGTCTCGCGCACTGTCCTGATCAACAGTGAGCTAACACCTCTGCAAAGTGCTGCCTGCCGTCTGCTGGGAGGACTGCTGCTGCTGCTTCCCTGGCTGCGGCTGGCAGCCAGATTTCCGCGGCCACGACCGCGCAGTGTGCGCTGGCCGCGGGTGCTGGCTGCAACAGTGCTGGGAACCGTTCTGGGGATCCTGCTGCAACAGGTGGTGCTGCAGAGGTTGCCTCTTGGCATTGGCATCACAGTGCTGAGCACGGCACCGGTGATGGCCCTGCTGGTGGCCCGTGCCGAGGGGGATCAGCTGAAACCGTCGGTGCTCTTGGCCTCGACCCTCGCCGTGACAGGCGTTGGTCTTGCAGTGCTGAGCTGA
- a CDS encoding MBL fold metallo-hydrolase: protein MTDAATYLGANGWLLEIAGLRVLLDPWLSGALVFPPGAWLLKGEMPKLMPIPDQLDLLLLTQGLPDHAHPETLQALSKRIPVVASAAAARVVKRLGFEAITELQPGETSTIAGLKIRATAGAAVPAVENGYLLDWPEGSLYLEPHGVLDPAIDQRSVDTLITPVVDLGLPMLGAFITGASVMPDLISRFQPKTVLASTTGGDVKFSGMISSLLNAADASADCGDLPEDCTLITPTVGRAIPLPSESR from the coding sequence ATGACAGACGCAGCCACTTATCTCGGGGCCAATGGTTGGCTGCTGGAGATCGCTGGACTAAGGGTGCTGCTGGACCCATGGCTCAGTGGTGCGCTGGTGTTTCCACCGGGTGCCTGGTTGCTGAAAGGTGAGATGCCGAAACTGATGCCAATACCGGATCAACTGGATCTGCTTTTGCTCACGCAAGGGCTTCCGGATCATGCCCATCCGGAAACGCTTCAGGCGCTGTCGAAGCGGATCCCCGTGGTGGCATCAGCAGCTGCCGCTCGTGTGGTCAAGCGTTTGGGATTTGAGGCCATCACCGAGCTGCAACCCGGTGAAACCTCCACCATCGCTGGTCTGAAGATCCGCGCCACCGCAGGTGCAGCAGTCCCGGCGGTGGAAAATGGCTACCTGCTCGATTGGCCCGAGGGGTCCCTGTATCTCGAACCACATGGTGTTTTGGATCCTGCGATCGATCAGCGCAGCGTCGACACCCTGATCACCCCGGTGGTGGATCTTGGCTTGCCGATGCTGGGAGCATTCATCACAGGCGCAAGCGTGATGCCTGATCTGATCAGCCGCTTCCAACCCAAGACCGTGCTGGCCAGCACCACAGGTGGCGATGTGAAGTTCAGCGGGATGATCAGCAGCCTTCTGAACGCTGCTGACGCTTCGGCAGATTGTGGCGATCTCCCCGAAGACTGCACACTGATCACACCCACAGTGGGGCGGGCGATCCCATTGCCGTCAGAGTCGCGCTAA
- a CDS encoding secondary thiamine-phosphate synthase enzyme YjbQ: MALDQRLTHLEINTHGTGFTPLNQQLNQCVSQSGLINGVMHLTCLHTSCSLTINENADPRVLEDLAAWMNAMVPQDGAGPCGPDGRRRRYLHDDEGDDDMPAHIRTALTTQTMSLSIENGRLLLGTWQAVYLWEHRSSPHHRRLACHLIGNMADPSSTRSQLSASGRNATATLLARRNGQRLNDVVQARHVPGAWAEDGGIETDVDLLIDRLHEISDQAQ, encoded by the coding sequence ATGGCGTTGGATCAACGGCTGACGCACCTGGAGATCAACACACACGGAACGGGCTTCACTCCCCTGAACCAACAACTGAATCAATGCGTGAGCCAATCCGGACTGATCAACGGCGTGATGCATCTCACCTGCCTGCACACCAGTTGCAGCCTCACCATCAATGAAAACGCGGACCCACGGGTTCTCGAAGATCTGGCGGCCTGGATGAATGCAATGGTGCCTCAGGACGGAGCTGGGCCTTGCGGACCTGATGGCAGACGTCGCCGTTACTTGCACGACGACGAAGGTGATGACGACATGCCAGCCCATATCCGCACAGCGCTCACCACCCAGACCATGAGCCTCAGCATTGAGAACGGGCGACTGCTGTTGGGAACCTGGCAGGCGGTCTATCTCTGGGAACATCGCTCATCCCCGCATCACAGACGACTGGCCTGTCATCTGATCGGAAACATGGCAGACCCATCAAGCACTCGAAGTCAGCTCTCAGCATCAGGCAGAAACGCCACGGCGACCCTGCTGGCTCGCCGCAACGGCCAAAGACTGAATGATGTCGTTCAAGCGCGCCACGTTCCCGGGGCATGGGCTGAGGACGGTGGGATTGAGACAGATGTGGATCTGCTGATTGACCGGTTGCATGAGATCTCCGATCAAGCGCAATGA
- a CDS encoding MFS transporter, which yields MIAQPSARSTSRVLLAGLIGNVMEWYDFALYGYFATTIGREFFPSSDPAASLIGAFGAFAAGFLVRPLGGMVFGRIGDLAGRQRALQLSVMVMAIPTVLLGLLPTHQQIGIAAPIAVVLLRIVQGLSVGGEYTSSVVFLSENAPSRQRGFYAIWGLWGSVLGMLLGSGFGDLLSHTLNPAQLANWGWRLPFLLGALVATSGVVIRKGIGAELDAPRTNSPIRETFGRYRLQVLRVMALNIASSVGYYAVFVYSVSYMEEVDHLSTATSLSLNTGVLAVLLMLYPVSAWLSDRIGRKPMLISGASLLCFGALPLFRLMHSGDPQRVLWGELGLTLAVALLAGGKNPANVELMPAAVRCTGLAVAFNVAEGYFGGTTPLIATWLIAQTGNPLLPGAWVAFSGLCTLITACAFTRETAFRPLSTETA from the coding sequence ATGATCGCTCAACCCAGCGCCAGGAGCACCAGCAGAGTGCTTCTGGCGGGCCTGATCGGCAACGTGATGGAGTGGTACGACTTCGCCCTCTACGGCTACTTCGCGACCACCATCGGCAGGGAATTCTTCCCCTCCAGTGATCCAGCCGCCTCACTGATCGGCGCCTTCGGGGCCTTTGCTGCCGGATTTCTGGTGCGACCGCTTGGGGGGATGGTGTTCGGTCGAATCGGCGATCTGGCTGGAAGGCAGCGTGCTCTGCAACTGTCGGTGATGGTGATGGCCATACCCACCGTGCTGCTGGGTCTGCTGCCGACGCATCAGCAGATCGGCATCGCTGCTCCGATTGCGGTTGTCCTGCTTCGCATTGTTCAGGGGTTGTCGGTGGGGGGCGAGTACACCAGCTCCGTTGTTTTTCTCAGCGAAAACGCCCCATCCCGTCAACGTGGTTTCTATGCGATCTGGGGGCTCTGGGGATCCGTGCTGGGAATGTTGCTCGGCTCCGGCTTCGGTGATCTGCTGTCCCACACACTCAACCCAGCCCAGCTGGCAAACTGGGGATGGCGGCTGCCTTTCCTGCTTGGAGCACTGGTGGCCACAAGCGGGGTTGTGATCCGCAAAGGCATTGGTGCTGAGTTGGACGCACCGCGAACCAACTCGCCGATTCGGGAAACCTTTGGTCGCTACCGCCTGCAGGTGCTGCGCGTCATGGCTCTGAACATCGCTAGCAGCGTCGGGTATTACGCCGTGTTCGTCTACTCGGTGAGCTACATGGAAGAGGTCGATCACCTCAGCACCGCAACATCCCTGAGCCTGAACACCGGCGTCCTGGCTGTACTGCTGATGCTGTATCCGGTTTCAGCGTGGCTCTCCGACCGCATCGGACGCAAACCCATGCTGATCAGCGGAGCATCACTGCTCTGTTTTGGAGCCCTGCCATTGTTCAGGCTCATGCACAGCGGTGATCCTCAGCGAGTGCTTTGGGGAGAACTGGGGCTGACGTTGGCTGTGGCTCTGCTTGCAGGTGGCAAAAATCCCGCCAACGTGGAACTCATGCCTGCCGCGGTTCGCTGCACCGGCCTGGCCGTGGCATTCAATGTTGCAGAAGGTTATTTCGGCGGAACCACCCCACTGATTGCAACCTGGTTGATTGCTCAAACCGGGAATCCTCTGTTACCGGGGGCATGGGTCGCCTTCAGCGGACTGTGCACGCTCATCACGGCATGCGCATTCACACGCGAAACCGCATTTCGTCCGCTGTCGACTGAGACAGCCTGA
- a CDS encoding chlorophyll a/b-binding protein encodes MTDQQAEPKSAMEETFGMETWVDGETWNGRLAMLGFVVAIAIEVAAGQSLLPKVW; translated from the coding sequence ATGACAGATCAGCAGGCTGAACCCAAAAGCGCTATGGAAGAAACCTTCGGGATGGAAACCTGGGTAGACGGCGAAACCTGGAATGGCCGACTAGCGATGCTCGGCTTTGTGGTGGCGATTGCCATTGAGGTGGCTGCAGGACAGTCACTGCTGCCAAAAGTCTGGTGA